The proteins below are encoded in one region of Rhizobacter sp.:
- a CDS encoding ShlB/FhaC/HecB family hemolysin secretion/activation protein, giving the protein MGHQRWVSLPCMLAALWAASGGAWAQAGAVQPGRVERDTRQPPEPVRRDSVRIDAPRFAEQVPPGAQDVRFLLGEVQVDGNTALSTQALSPAWAPLVGKPITLADAFGIAAAISARYRAAGYILSQAIIPPQDIRTLGVAVLRIQVVEGFIGQVNVTGLPPGKLAPYLERVKLDRPLQLATLERSLLLIGELPGVSSQANLKASATPNASDLELVASQKRSEFAFSAHNRSAPSQGRLRLEASGEVRGVLGDFDRHNLRWVGSGDDRLNMLAYATDMPLGRNGLKFNLGLSASRSQPDTDVALSNIDTRSDNLSLGLSQALLRSRQANLSARATLAGYDNSSEVAGTIASEDHIRAMRLGLTGDVADGWGGISLLDVEWSKGLSSLGADKQSELPVGSANPQFSKWTVYAARLQSITGNWSALLAGTAQGSGDKLPTAEQLGLGGETFLRAFDPSEVIGEKGSAAKLELRYDLGGTRVASTLYVYAESGKVQRRQADGSYLSTSLSSTGLGVRLSGPARTRGYLEVGKPGRKDVASEGNRKARVFAGLGIDF; this is encoded by the coding sequence TTGGGTCATCAACGTTGGGTGTCGCTGCCGTGCATGCTGGCAGCGCTGTGGGCCGCCTCGGGCGGCGCGTGGGCGCAGGCAGGCGCCGTGCAACCGGGCCGCGTGGAGCGAGACACACGCCAGCCACCCGAGCCGGTGCGGCGCGACAGCGTGCGCATCGACGCGCCGCGCTTCGCCGAGCAGGTGCCGCCGGGCGCGCAAGACGTGCGCTTCCTCCTCGGCGAAGTGCAGGTCGACGGCAACACCGCGCTGTCGACGCAGGCGCTGTCGCCGGCGTGGGCGCCCCTCGTGGGCAAGCCCATCACGCTGGCCGATGCCTTCGGCATCGCCGCCGCCATCTCGGCACGCTACCGCGCGGCGGGCTACATCCTGTCGCAGGCGATCATCCCGCCGCAAGACATCCGCACCCTCGGCGTGGCCGTGCTGCGCATCCAGGTCGTCGAGGGCTTCATCGGCCAGGTCAACGTGACCGGCCTGCCGCCCGGGAAGCTCGCGCCCTACCTCGAGCGGGTGAAGCTCGACCGGCCGCTGCAGCTCGCCACGCTGGAGCGCAGCCTGCTGCTCATCGGCGAGCTGCCGGGCGTGTCGTCTCAAGCCAACCTGAAGGCCAGCGCCACGCCGAACGCGTCGGACCTCGAACTCGTGGCCAGCCAGAAGCGCAGCGAGTTCGCGTTTTCGGCACACAACCGCAGCGCGCCGTCGCAAGGCCGCCTGCGGCTGGAAGCCTCGGGCGAAGTGCGCGGCGTGCTGGGTGACTTCGACCGCCACAACCTGCGCTGGGTGGGCTCGGGCGACGACCGGCTCAACATGCTCGCGTATGCGACTGACATGCCTCTGGGCCGCAACGGCCTCAAGTTCAACCTGGGCCTCTCGGCCTCGCGCTCCCAGCCCGACACCGACGTGGCGCTCAGCAACATCGACACCCGCAGCGACAACCTCTCGCTGGGCCTGAGCCAGGCCCTGCTGCGCAGCCGCCAGGCCAACCTCTCGGCGCGCGCCACGCTGGCCGGTTATGACAACAGTTCCGAGGTGGCCGGCACCATCGCGAGCGAAGACCACATCCGCGCGATGCGGCTCGGCCTGACCGGCGACGTGGCCGATGGCTGGGGCGGCATCTCGCTGCTCGACGTGGAATGGTCCAAGGGCCTGTCGAGCCTCGGGGCCGACAAACAAAGCGAGCTGCCCGTCGGCTCCGCCAACCCGCAGTTCAGCAAGTGGACCGTCTACGCGGCGCGCCTGCAGAGCATCACCGGCAACTGGTCGGCCCTGCTCGCCGGCACCGCGCAGGGCTCGGGCGACAAGCTGCCCACCGCCGAGCAGCTGGGCCTGGGCGGCGAGACCTTCCTGCGCGCCTTCGACCCGTCGGAAGTCATCGGCGAGAAAGGCTCCGCGGCCAAGCTCGAGCTGCGCTACGACCTCGGCGGCACACGCGTCGCGTCGACGCTCTATGTGTACGCCGAGAGCGGCAAGGTGCAGCGCCGGCAGGCCGACGGCTCCTACCTCTCCACCTCGCTGTCGTCGACCGGCCTGGGCGTGCGCCTGAGCGGCCCCGCGCGGACCCGCGGCTACCTCGAAGTGGGCAAGCCCGGCCGCAAGGACGTCGCCAGCGAAGGCAACCGCAAGGCCCGCGTCTTCGCCGGCCTCGGCATCGATTTCTGA
- a CDS encoding filamentous hemagglutinin N-terminal domain-containing protein, which yields MKQHAPTSFRLRALSREISLIFGASTLLAMPLAQAAPQGGSVTAGQAAIQQNGALTTITQASQRAAIDWRSFNVGANETVNFVQPNASAAILNRVVGNDPSAIFGRITANGQVLLINPNGILFGRTAQVDVGALTATTSNLSNADFMAGRLQFNEAGKPGATVENQGRITVAEGGFAALVGRQVANSGVITARLGKVALAGGDAFVLDLYGDKLVNLVVDPAAMNALTDANGQPLAACVDHSGQIVADGGRVQLSVATVKQLVDNLINLSGTLRATSFTSAPGLISLHGDANTRVNVSGTLDTSGDGRGGRIEVTGREVNLQSGSSLAATGGEGSIAVGGDWQGRGPLAHAEQVNVAQGASLDASGGTRGDGGTVVLWSDKNTQFAGRIDANGGSAAGNAGQVEVSSKGTLGFQGDVGVFATNGQQGSLLLDPLNLTIAATSSGDSQVSADQLRYFLTRGTSVTLSADQNVTVDAEVNGLVSGGGGTAGGGLTLTAGNNLAVNQSIGLNNGALNLTATNGTLSQANGTVLYTGTGAATLRGGAGVDLGQVASGGAVDIRSANGAVTVRNAIVAATSNGAAAPVASLNVQGAGAVTLNGALVQGDATVRSVNSGVSLAGAVIQSTAGNVQVNAGTTISSAASNIGVVAAGTATVTAGQAIDLGAVLSNGAATLTSTGGGVTVRQAVAGASNSAAGGLTINAAGAVALAGANTGAGGIVVSTSGNITSQGANASQGGLLSTGSVTLTSTAGQVGTGGVPLRVQAGGNVRLEGQAGITAATLLGAGNIDLVAAAGGITVSEAIAAQPGTVSAATTARPTAVNLTARDAIDVAGAVAGANGIGIESQAGAVTVRNSLFSNGRVSVVAAGAVNVQNGAGIVTTRDDGLGNVLLQSTGNSLTLGNGGIRVEGATSGATLLGQTGVTVNGDIQVHSGTITLGSSLGAVRVLASNTSNDPALNATLDAGNDVVRSAINVSALGDVEVGEMIAYKDINLTSTTGNVTLMRGLGGNASGTFGGNPVLLNTGYVDHARGYLSQYRPNVGRLVISAAQGSVELNGLNLDGNTSATDTTPGLSVTAGRRIVSNNEIAVNKGDIVLTSTGTGATDGVYLGSSVYSRGYDSVGADGVRGGSDDLKIGYGIRIGGRVLGLFDNTLEMAQLPVNNFIVSWYEAGPGSPPPLHQVRTDAQGFVVDTAGVRVRNPDGSYQMVGVLSTLASLNASDLAVHNVTLAGVVASGPNQGIAIDSVRGVPAATDGLGNLRVVTQEIAKIEIANNVANYQDPANVGTLVAPTTGTAASREIAITTPTIAGVANHTAQTPMRLSETPVLTTLNQTPIVSAPTQAGVVAATRGIGLKLLSFRESGDASSQVWNTSIRMADSVNFSSYFFRVDGASLDQLVIPDLTSTVPVEGVFSVTVPALAVRTYRDSGNQLVTEVVQLPNGAGTATHTFRIETSGNTELARLEQVTLANVNLSSLSNSAPGGATQVSAWSASGWRDLGTTAIVRLSSPVLSRPGTADGVALSGGILTSTGSTTAALQSGASIAPNYELLVPRFLQPTPFGALQPLNPLSEPRTFQVTNVLADSVSTASSTTRVGTRVFVYDSVIDTSNGTRTFDSNTGVAIPGLGGIPGFNNSTVGFAGVGAGFGAVGNGTAGSTGVGSTSGQGVTGATIPGGLTGTGTAPPLPAVEDRSTQDVANSGANAPEATGQPGSTELAFSVRPAAEADLGRGQSVPGSAVNVFKRLYRLATSSAPGVCAPGVVQQTPSADGGTGRDCPAK from the coding sequence ATGAAGCAACACGCTCCCACGTCATTCCGCCTGCGCGCCTTGTCGCGCGAGATCTCGCTCATCTTCGGCGCCAGCACGCTGCTGGCGATGCCGCTCGCCCAAGCCGCGCCGCAAGGCGGCTCGGTGACGGCCGGGCAGGCGGCGATCCAGCAGAACGGTGCGCTCACCACCATCACGCAGGCTTCGCAGCGTGCGGCCATCGACTGGCGCAGCTTCAACGTGGGCGCCAACGAGACGGTCAACTTCGTGCAGCCCAACGCCAGCGCGGCCATTCTCAACCGCGTGGTGGGCAACGACCCGTCGGCCATCTTCGGGCGCATCACCGCCAACGGGCAGGTGCTGCTGATCAACCCCAACGGCATCCTCTTCGGCCGCACGGCGCAGGTCGACGTGGGGGCCCTCACGGCGACTACGTCCAACCTGAGCAACGCCGACTTCATGGCCGGCCGGCTCCAGTTCAACGAAGCCGGCAAGCCGGGCGCAACGGTCGAGAACCAGGGCCGCATCACCGTGGCCGAAGGTGGCTTTGCGGCGCTGGTGGGGCGCCAGGTCGCCAACAGTGGTGTGATCACCGCGCGCCTCGGCAAGGTGGCGCTCGCCGGTGGCGATGCCTTCGTGCTCGACCTCTATGGCGACAAGCTCGTCAACCTCGTGGTCGACCCGGCCGCGATGAACGCGCTGACCGACGCGAATGGCCAGCCCCTGGCCGCGTGTGTCGACCACAGTGGCCAGATCGTGGCCGACGGCGGGCGGGTGCAGCTGAGCGTGGCGACCGTCAAGCAGCTCGTCGACAACCTCATCAACCTGAGCGGCACGTTGCGCGCCACCTCGTTCACCAGCGCGCCCGGCCTCATCTCGCTGCATGGCGATGCCAACACCCGCGTGAACGTGAGCGGCACGCTCGACACCTCGGGCGACGGCCGCGGCGGGCGCATCGAGGTCACGGGCCGTGAGGTGAACCTGCAGTCGGGCTCGTCGCTCGCCGCCACCGGCGGCGAGGGCAGCATCGCCGTGGGCGGCGACTGGCAGGGCCGCGGCCCGCTGGCGCACGCCGAGCAGGTGAACGTGGCGCAGGGCGCGAGCCTCGACGCCAGCGGCGGCACGCGAGGTGATGGCGGCACCGTGGTGCTGTGGTCCGACAAGAACACGCAGTTCGCCGGGCGCATCGACGCCAACGGCGGCAGCGCGGCCGGCAACGCCGGCCAGGTCGAGGTCTCTTCCAAAGGCACGCTCGGCTTCCAGGGCGACGTGGGCGTCTTCGCCACGAACGGCCAGCAAGGCTCGCTGCTGCTCGACCCGCTGAACCTCACCATCGCGGCCACGAGTTCCGGCGATTCGCAGGTCTCGGCCGACCAGCTGCGCTACTTCCTCACCCGCGGAACCAGCGTCACCCTCTCGGCCGACCAGAACGTGACGGTCGACGCCGAGGTCAACGGGCTCGTGAGTGGCGGCGGCGGGACGGCCGGCGGCGGGCTCACGCTGACGGCTGGCAACAACCTCGCGGTCAACCAGAGCATCGGGCTCAACAACGGCGCGCTGAACCTCACAGCGACCAACGGCACGCTGAGCCAGGCCAATGGCACGGTGCTCTACACCGGCACGGGCGCGGCGACTCTGCGCGGCGGGGCAGGCGTGGACCTCGGGCAGGTGGCCAGCGGCGGTGCGGTCGACATCCGCAGCGCCAATGGCGCGGTCACGGTGCGCAATGCGATCGTGGCGGCCACGTCGAACGGCGCGGCGGCGCCGGTGGCGAGCCTCAACGTGCAAGGCGCCGGGGCCGTGACGCTGAACGGAGCGCTCGTGCAAGGCGACGCCACGGTGCGCAGCGTCAACTCGGGAGTGAGTCTTGCGGGCGCCGTGATCCAGAGCACGGCGGGCAACGTGCAGGTCAACGCCGGCACGACGATCAGCAGCGCGGCCAGCAACATCGGCGTGGTGGCGGCCGGCACGGCAACGGTCACGGCCGGCCAGGCCATCGACCTTGGTGCCGTGCTGAGCAACGGCGCGGCCACGCTCACGTCGACCGGCGGTGGGGTGACGGTGCGGCAGGCGGTGGCGGGTGCCAGCAACTCCGCGGCCGGTGGCCTCACGATCAACGCCGCAGGCGCCGTGGCGCTGGCAGGCGCCAACACGGGCGCGGGTGGCATCGTCGTGTCGACGAGCGGCAACATCACCTCGCAAGGCGCGAACGCATCGCAAGGAGGGCTGCTCAGCACCGGCAGCGTGACGCTCACGTCCACGGCCGGACAGGTGGGCACCGGAGGGGTGCCGCTGCGTGTACAGGCCGGCGGCAACGTGCGCCTCGAGGGGCAGGCCGGCATCACCGCGGCCACCCTGCTGGGCGCCGGCAACATCGACCTGGTGGCCGCGGCGGGTGGCATCACCGTCAGTGAAGCGATTGCGGCGCAGCCCGGCACGGTCAGTGCAGCGACGACGGCGAGACCCACGGCCGTCAACCTGACGGCGCGTGATGCCATCGACGTCGCGGGCGCGGTCGCCGGGGCCAATGGCATCGGCATCGAAAGCCAGGCGGGTGCGGTGACGGTGCGCAACTCGCTCTTCAGCAACGGCCGGGTGAGCGTGGTGGCCGCGGGAGCCGTCAACGTGCAGAACGGTGCGGGCATCGTGACGACGCGGGACGATGGCCTGGGCAACGTCCTGCTCCAGTCGACCGGCAACAGCCTGACCCTCGGCAACGGCGGCATCCGCGTGGAGGGCGCCACGTCGGGTGCGACGCTCCTGGGGCAGACGGGCGTGACGGTGAACGGCGACATCCAGGTGCACAGCGGCACGATCACGCTCGGGTCCAGCCTGGGCGCCGTGCGGGTGCTCGCGAGCAACACGAGCAACGATCCAGCGCTCAACGCAACCCTCGACGCTGGCAACGACGTGGTGCGCTCCGCCATCAACGTGTCTGCGCTGGGCGACGTGGAAGTGGGCGAAATGATTGCCTACAAGGACATCAACCTCACCTCGACCACCGGCAACGTGACCCTCATGCGCGGCCTGGGTGGCAATGCCAGCGGCACCTTCGGCGGCAACCCGGTGCTGCTCAACACCGGCTACGTTGACCACGCCCGTGGCTACCTGTCTCAGTACCGGCCCAACGTCGGCCGGCTCGTCATCAGTGCGGCTCAGGGCTCGGTCGAACTGAACGGCCTGAACCTGGATGGCAACACGTCGGCGACCGACACCACGCCGGGCCTGTCGGTCACGGCGGGCCGCCGCATCGTCAGCAACAACGAGATCGCGGTGAACAAGGGCGACATCGTGCTCACCTCCACCGGCACCGGCGCGACCGACGGGGTCTACCTCGGCAGCAGCGTCTACTCGCGCGGCTACGACAGCGTGGGCGCCGACGGCGTGCGCGGCGGCAGCGACGACCTGAAGATTGGCTACGGCATCCGCATCGGCGGCCGTGTGCTGGGCCTCTTCGACAACACGCTCGAGATGGCGCAGCTGCCGGTCAACAACTTCATCGTGTCGTGGTACGAGGCCGGCCCCGGCAGCCCGCCGCCGCTGCACCAGGTGCGCACCGATGCGCAGGGCTTCGTGGTCGACACCGCCGGCGTGCGGGTGCGCAACCCCGATGGCAGCTACCAGATGGTGGGCGTGCTCTCCACGCTGGCGAGCCTCAATGCCTCCGACCTGGCCGTGCACAACGTCACCCTCGCGGGCGTGGTGGCCTCCGGCCCGAACCAGGGCATCGCCATCGACAGCGTGCGCGGCGTGCCGGCCGCGACCGACGGCCTGGGCAACCTGAGGGTCGTCACCCAGGAGATCGCCAAGATCGAGATCGCCAACAACGTGGCGAACTACCAGGACCCGGCCAACGTGGGCACCCTGGTCGCCCCCACGACCGGCACGGCTGCCAGCCGCGAGATCGCCATCACCACGCCCACCATCGCCGGCGTGGCCAACCACACCGCGCAAACGCCGATGCGCCTCAGCGAGACGCCGGTGCTCACCACGCTCAACCAGACGCCCATCGTCTCGGCGCCCACGCAGGCAGGCGTGGTGGCCGCCACGCGCGGCATCGGCCTCAAGCTGCTGAGCTTCCGCGAGAGCGGCGATGCCAGCAGCCAGGTGTGGAACACCAGCATCCGCATGGCCGACAGCGTCAACTTCAGCAGCTACTTCTTCCGGGTCGATGGGGCGAGCCTGGACCAGCTGGTCATCCCCGACCTCACCTCGACGGTGCCGGTCGAAGGTGTGTTCTCGGTCACCGTGCCGGCGCTGGCGGTGCGCACCTACCGCGACTCGGGCAACCAGCTCGTCACCGAAGTCGTGCAGCTGCCCAACGGCGCGGGCACCGCCACGCACACCTTCCGCATCGAAACCAGCGGCAACACCGAGCTGGCCCGGCTGGAGCAGGTGACGCTGGCCAACGTCAACCTGTCGTCGCTGTCGAACAGCGCCCCAGGCGGGGCCACGCAGGTGAGCGCGTGGTCGGCCAGCGGCTGGCGCGACCTCGGCACCACCGCCATCGTGCGCCTCTCCAGCCCGGTGCTCAGCCGCCCCGGCACGGCCGATGGCGTGGCCTTGTCGGGCGGCATCCTCACCTCGACCGGCAGCACCACGGCGGCACTGCAGAGCGGCGCGAGCATTGCGCCGAACTACGAGTTGCTGGTGCCGCGCTTCCTGCAGCCCACGCCCTTCGGCGCGCTGCAACCGCTGAACCCGCTCAGCGAGCCGCGCACCTTCCAGGTCACCAACGTGCTGGCCGATTCGGTGTCGACGGCGAGTTCGACCACGCGCGTGGGCACGCGGGTGTTCGTCTACGACAGCGTGATCGACACCTCCAACGGCACCCGCACCTTCGACTCCAACACCGGCGTGGCCATCCCGGGCCTCGGCGGCATTCCCGGCTTCAACAACAGCACCGTCGGCTTCGCGGGCGTCGGTGCCGGTTTCGGCGCGGTGGGCAATGGCACGGCCGGCAGCACCGGCGTGGGCAGCACGAGCGGGCAGGGCGTGACCGGCGCCACCATCCCAGGCGGCCTGACCGGCACGGGCACCGCGCCTCCGCTGCCGGCGGTGGAAGACCGCAGCACGCAGGACGTGGCCAACAGCGGCGCCAACGCACCCGAGGCGACCGGCCAACCCGGCAGCACCGAGCTGGCCTTCAGCGTGCGGCCGGCGGCCGAGGCCGACCTGGGCCGTGGGCAATCGGTGCCCGGTTCGGCGGTCAACGTGTTCAAGCGGCTCTACCGTCTGGCCACCTCGTCGGCGCCGGGAGTGTGCGCCCCTGGGGTGGTGCAGCAGACGCCCTCGGCCGACGGCGGCACCGGGC